One genomic segment of Chelonia mydas isolate rCheMyd1 chromosome 1, rCheMyd1.pri.v2, whole genome shotgun sequence includes these proteins:
- the SOCS2 gene encoding suppressor of cytokine signaling 2 has protein sequence MTLRSSESSDGAERAGAEWRGPGAEVTERAAAERLAAAMEELRRAGWYWGSMNVAEAKERLQDTPEGTFLVRDSSHSEYLLTISVKTSAGPTNLRIEYQDGKFRLDSIVCVRSRLKQFDSVVHLIEYYVLTCKDRKTGPETPSNGTVHLYLNKPLYTSTPSLQHRCRITINKCTNKILELPLPTRLKEYLKEYQYQV, from the exons ATGACTCTGCGCTCTTCCGAGTCCTCGGATGGTGCGGAGCGGGCCGGGGCCGAGTGGCGGGGTCCCGGGGCTGAGGTGACCGAGAGGGCGGCGGCGGAGCGCCTGGCCGCGGCCATGGAGGAGCTGAGGCGGGCAG GGTGGTACTGGGGCAGTATGAATGTTGCTGAAGCCAAAGAGAGATTACAGGATACTCCTGAAGGTACTTTCTTGGTTAGAGACAGCTCCCATTCGGAGTACCTACTGACTATCTCAGTAAAAACATCAGCTGGACCAACCAATCTGCGTATCGAGTATCAAGacggcaaattcagactggactCCATTGTATGTGTCAGATCTCGGCTTAAACAATTTGATAGTGTGGTCCATCTTATTGAATACTACGTTCTTACATGCAAGGATAGAAAAACTGGGCCTGAAACTCCATCAAATGGAACAGTGCATCTTTATTTGAACAAACCTCTATATACTTCAACTCCATCTTTGCAACATCGCTGTAGAATAACTATAAACAAATGTACAAATAAGATCTTGGAACTGCCTTTACCAACAAGATTAAAAGAGTACTTGAAAGAGTATCAATACCAGGTATAA